GGCCCCATGATGGGGAAGAAACATCGAACATCCAACATCGAACTCTAAACATCGAGAGGGGGAATTAGTTAGAGCCTCCTCACGTCGGCTGCTACGTTTTTAGGCTTTGTCGGCGCTGGGGCACAGGGTTCGGATTTCGCAGTTGGGGCAGTCGGGGTTGCGGGCGTAGCAGCGGCGGCGGCCGTGGAAGATGAGTTGGTGGCTGAACTGGCACCAGTCGCTCTGCGGGATGAGTTTCATGAGGTCTTGCTCGATCTTTTTGGGATCGGTCTCACGGGTCAGGGCTAGGCGATTGGAGAGGCGGCCTACGTGGGTATCGACCACGACACCGATGTTGATATTGAAGGCGTTGCCGAGGACGACATTCGCGGTCTTGCGCCCGACGCCATCGAGGGCGGTGAGTTCTTCCATCGTCTTGGGGACGTTGCCGCCGTGGTGCTCGATGAGTTTGCGGCAGGTGGACTGGATGTTCTTCGCCTTCGCGCGGTAGAGGCCGATGCGGCGGATGTCCTCGGCGAATTGTTCCGGTGGGGCGTCGGCGTAATCCTGTACCGTGTGGTATTTCTTGAAGAGCTGTTCGGTAACGATGTTGACCTGTTTATCGGTGCATTGCGCGGAGAGGATGGTGGCGATGAGGAGTTCGAGTGAGTTCGAGTGGTTCAGTTCGCAATAGGCGTTCGGGTACGTCTCAGTCAGCCCGGCGATGATGCGCTGGGTGCGGTCGTGTCGGGCGGCGAAGGACTCGCGAGGCATGGCCCAAATTGTCTGACAATTTGGGAATGACCAAGGACGAAATCCGAATGACCAAAGGGAAACATCGAACATCGAGAGACGGGGAATGGCCGCAAAGAAGCGCGAGAGGCGCAAAAAGGATGAACCGCGAAATACTCGAAATACGCGAAAAGGGAGGTCAGAGGACGTGGTTGTCTTTTAGGGTTATCCAACGGTCGGAGCCATCGGGAGCTTGCATGCTGAGGGTGAAGATGTGGATTTTATCTTCGTAAGGGGTGACGCGTGATTTCATTTGGGAGACGATATACAGGTCGATAGTAGATTCGCGGACGCCAGAGGTGAAGGTGCTGAGCAGTGCATCGAAGGCAGCGACGCGTTCGGGCATCGGAAGCGAGCTGTTTTGGTAAGTCGCGGTGAGATGGCGGCGTTTGGCGGTGAGGTAGTCAGGGGATTTGCAGGAGGTGGTGAGGCATATCACCAAGAAAAGGAGAAGAGGTGTTTTCATGGAGGGTGGCGTCAGAGAATGAATGGTCGTTCATTTCACCGGGCCGCTGCGGGATGACGGGTAGTAGCAGCGGAAGATGCGGCCTTTGATGTTTTTAGCGGGGAGAGGGCCCCAGAAACGGCTGTCGAGACTGTTGGTGGAGTTGTCGCCCAAGACGAAGTAGTGATCTGGTGGTACCGTGTAGTTTGTGGAGAGGTCGAGCATCTTGAACGCATTTCCGGGAGGCGGGAGGTGGAGGATTTCGCCTGTTGAATTGGTCAAGGGACGTAGTTGATCGTTGATGTATAAATGTCCGTCTTGAATACGGATTTTGTCGCCGGGACTTCCGGCGAGGCGGTGAACAAACCAACCTTTGGGAAAAGGGAGGCCATCAGCGGTGTGGACCACGATATCGCCGAAGGCTGGCGGGTGGCGAAGATAGGAGATGCCTTCCATGAGGATGTGGTCTCCAGGAGAAACGGCGGGGGCCATGCCGCCGGTTGGAATTTTGAAAGGGCGGACCAAGCCGGTGATACGCAAGAGCAAGATGGTGGAGCCAATCAAGACCAGGGGGATGAGCAGCCAAATGGCTTTGCTGAGTTTGCGGCGGGGTAAAGGTGGTGGATTGGCGGTCATGCTCTTGGCGTCTCAATGGGATAATCCGTCACCGAGATGAAGTAAAAGAAATTTGGAAAATGAAACGCAAGAACACGCGGAAGGTGGAGAAGACACTCATTTCACGAATCGGCACGGATTTGTGAGAAGGTTTCTTGTTCACGCGTTTTGTGTTCGGGTGGGAGGACTACGAAGCGACAGTATCAAATCTACGAATCATGGAATCATGATGATTGGTGGAAGGGCTTGAGGGGTAGCAGCTTCTGGAGTGAAAACAGAAGTTATTCACAGTATTCACATGGACAGCCAATGTCCTACCACCTCGGGTAAGGTATGAATTATGAAGGATGAGGTATGAAAAGAAAACCGAAGGGTTCGAGGACGACGACGAAGGACGATGGGAGCAGTGAAATTGATAGACCGCTGGGCTTGCTCTGGAGGGAGTTTCACGGTTTAGTTTTGGGGTCACACGCATGAATACTTGGCACAAATTGGGTTTGTTGTTGGTCGCCACTTTGGCGGCGGGGTCGTTTTCTGTCTCGGCTGCGTCGGCGAAATGGGAGCCGCAGAAGGGGGAGACGATCGTGGTGCTTGGGAACACGTTCGCGGAGCGGATGATGTCCGCGGGCTATTTCGAGGCGGCGCTGCATGCGCAGTATCCGAATCATAATCTGCGCGTGCGCAGCATGGCGTGGAGTGCGGATGAAATCTCGCTGCAGCCGAGGCCGTATCTCTTTGGTGATCTGAAGGACAAGCTCTCGCTGCCCAAAGAAAACGTGGATCCGAAAGAGGTTTGGTTCAATGGCGTGGGGGCGGATGCGCTCATCTTGTGCTTCGGGATGAATGAGTCGTTCAAGGGTGAGGCGGGCTTGGCGAAGTTTCGTGCGGACTTGGATGCGTCGGTGAAAAATCATCTGGCGCAAAAGTATAATGGGAAGACGGCTCCGAGGTTGTTGCTGGTGTCACCGATCGCGCATGAGAATCTGGGCAAGCCGCTGCCGGATGGCGTGCAGCACAACAAAGATCTGGCGAAGTATGTGAAGGCGATGAGCGAGGTGGCGGAGGCGAATGGCGTGGCGTTCATCGATCTGTTCACTCCGCATCAGGATTGGCTGAAAAAGAATGCGAAAGAAAAGCTGACGTTTAATGGGATTCATCAAACGGAGTTCGGTAACTGGGTGTTCAGCCAGTGGATGGCGCAGCAGCTTGGATGGTTCGATGGCAAGGTGGCGAGCAGTGGGGCGAAGGAGGCGGAGAGTTTCCGCGATACGATCGCGTTCAAGAATGACCGGTTCTGGATCCATTTCCGCGCGGTGAACGGGGAATACATCTATGGGCGTCGCCGCCAGATCTGGGCACAGAAGGTGCCGATGATATCGGATGAGGAGATGCGGCGGCTGTGGCAGGTGGATGAGGACGCAGACAAGGATGTGTTCAAGGCGAAGAAGCCGCTGGTGGCGCAGGTGTGGGCGGAGAAACCGGGGAAATGAAGAATTAGGAATTAAGAATGAAGAAGGGGGCACCCCTCATCCTCAATCCTTCTCCCCTCCGAGGGGAGAAGGAGGAATAACGAGCAATTCTGTTAATTTAGATTTTGAAATGACTATGAAGCAGTTTACGAAAGCTTTGATGATGGTGGCGCTGGTGGGTGGGGTGGCGCAGGCGTGGGCGTTGGATCCGAATGTGAAGGAGAAGGGGCATTATCTTTCGCCGGAGGAGAGCAAGGCGACGATGACGTTGCCGCCGGGGTATCAGATCGAGCTGTTCGCTTCGGAGAAGGATTTCCCGATATTGAATCCGGTGGCGATGCAGTTCGACAAGCAGGGGCGCTTGTGGATCGCGAACTCGCCGACGTATCCGCACATCAAGCCGGATGACAAGTATAAGGATTCCATCGTGGTGCTGGAGGATAAGGACAAGGATGGGAAGGCGGATTCTTATACGGTCTTCGCAGAAAATCTTTATGTGCCGATGGGTTTTCTTTTGGGTGATGGCGGGGTGTATGTGTCCGAAGAGCCGAACTTGGCTTTCCTGAAGGATACGGATGGGGATGGCAAAGCGGATACGCGCGAGACGATCTTGCACGGGTTCGGCTCGGAGGACAGCCATCATGCGATCCACTCGCTGCAATGGGCGCCGGATGGTTCTTTCTACATGGCGGAGGGCACGTTCCTCGTGACGAATGTGGAGACGCCGTGGGGACCGAAGCGAGTGCATGATTCCTCGGTCATCCGGGTGAAGCCGACGCGGCATCAGGTGGAGTTGTTCGGCAATTACGGGTGGTCGAATCCATGGGGTATCGTGTTCGATAAGTGGGGGCATCCGATCCTGCTCGATGCGTCGCCAGGGCAGAACTATTACCTGCCGCATCTGATGAGC
The genomic region above belongs to Verrucomicrobiia bacterium and contains:
- the nth gene encoding endonuclease III → MPRESFAARHDRTQRIIAGLTETYPNAYCELNHSNSLELLIATILSAQCTDKQVNIVTEQLFKKYHTVQDYADAPPEQFAEDIRRIGLYRAKAKNIQSTCRKLIEHHGGNVPKTMEELTALDGVGRKTANVVLGNAFNINIGVVVDTHVGRLSNRLALTRETDPKKIEQDLMKLIPQSDWCQFSHQLIFHGRRRCYARNPDCPNCEIRTLCPSADKA
- the lepB gene encoding signal peptidase I; translated protein: MTANPPPLPRRKLSKAIWLLIPLVLIGSTILLLRITGLVRPFKIPTGGMAPAVSPGDHILMEGISYLRHPPAFGDIVVHTADGLPFPKGWFVHRLAGSPGDKIRIQDGHLYINDQLRPLTNSTGEILHLPPPGNAFKMLDLSTNYTVPPDHYFVLGDNSTNSLDSRFWGPLPAKNIKGRIFRCYYPSSRSGPVK
- a CDS encoding SGNH/GDSL hydrolase family protein: MNTWHKLGLLLVATLAAGSFSVSAASAKWEPQKGETIVVLGNTFAERMMSAGYFEAALHAQYPNHNLRVRSMAWSADEISLQPRPYLFGDLKDKLSLPKENVDPKEVWFNGVGADALILCFGMNESFKGEAGLAKFRADLDASVKNHLAQKYNGKTAPRLLLVSPIAHENLGKPLPDGVQHNKDLAKYVKAMSEVAEANGVAFIDLFTPHQDWLKKNAKEKLTFNGIHQTEFGNWVFSQWMAQQLGWFDGKVASSGAKEAESFRDTIAFKNDRFWIHFRAVNGEYIYGRRRQIWAQKVPMISDEEMRRLWQVDEDADKDVFKAKKPLVAQVWAEKPGK